The following proteins are encoded in a genomic region of Brachyspira pilosicoli:
- a CDS encoding 2-oxoacid:acceptor oxidoreductase family protein: protein MKLPKVNDLGFFEIRLESIGGMGANSAGKMLAEVGVLTQGFYGAAFSSYGSEKKGSPVKSFVRFSETEVRVNSTVEEPHVVAVFHMNLLKNPLTLAGVKEDAIVIFNTNKTPDEARDFAKLHGGKVVCIDAIKIANDLKLPSQAANTIIMGAMVNQLDFIDSAKFEEQIRKQFGGRKAELVEPNIEAFRRGGSDSVVKEFKADGKYPYIPYKKPEPVYGKNNQLTGGYINAAGNSTLKDLQVTRTGNIPVFNPANCIDCANCEVVCPDLCIVWEKGPDRKDPNKTAMNMMGIDYQYCKGCLKCVRACPKGPYSGKFEKDQQALRIEVEANCDVDKLTYRRYKK from the coding sequence GTGAAACTCCCAAAAGTCAATGATTTAGGATTTTTCGAGATCCGTCTCGAAAGTATCGGTGGAATGGGTGCTAATAGTGCTGGTAAGATGCTTGCAGAAGTAGGCGTTTTAACACAAGGTTTCTATGGTGCTGCATTCTCAAGTTATGGTTCAGAAAAGAAAGGTTCTCCAGTAAAATCTTTTGTAAGGTTTTCAGAAACTGAAGTTAGAGTAAACTCTACTGTAGAAGAACCACATGTAGTGGCAGTGTTCCACATGAATCTTCTTAAAAACCCTCTTACTTTAGCAGGTGTTAAAGAAGATGCTATTGTTATTTTTAACACTAATAAAACACCTGATGAGGCAAGAGATTTTGCTAAATTACATGGCGGTAAAGTAGTTTGTATTGATGCTATTAAAATTGCTAATGATTTAAAACTTCCTTCACAAGCTGCTAATACTATCATAATGGGTGCTATGGTTAATCAGCTTGATTTCATAGATTCTGCTAAGTTTGAAGAGCAAATCAGAAAACAATTCGGCGGAAGAAAGGCTGAATTAGTTGAGCCAAATATTGAAGCTTTCAGAAGAGGCGGAAGCGATTCTGTTGTTAAAGAATTCAAAGCTGACGGCAAATATCCTTACATACCTTATAAAAAACCAGAGCCTGTATATGGTAAGAATAACCAATTAACAGGCGGTTATATCAATGCTGCTGGTAACTCTACTTTAAAAGATTTACAAGTTACTCGTACTGGTAATATACCTGTATTCAATCCTGCTAACTGTATTGATTGTGCTAACTGTGAAGTTGTTTGTCCTGACCTTTGTATCGTTTGGGAAAAAGGACCAGACAGGAAAGACCCTAATAAAACAGCTATGAATATGATGGGTATTGATTATCAATATTGTAAAGGTTGTTTAAAATGCGTTAGAGCTTGCCCTAAAGGACCTTATTCTGGTAAATTTGAAAAAGATCAGCAGGCTTTAAGAATAGAAGTAGAAGCTAATTGTGATGTGGATAAACTTACATACAGACGTTATAAAAAATAA
- a CDS encoding methyl-accepting chemotaxis protein, whose translation MKNKFKSLTIQIPMAINIFITSLLFISIFTLVRMSSKAIDKATYDGFQTTVKGYTTFINSWSENQLVLSDTYSSLSFVINYMIQRNVEAEANMLTVLGLMGAKNPYVISLSLVEKDSTIINSSSKGDNITGKKISELFPELWQKFDNVKKPTLSDYIYKNNDGKWIIGCISPVLSRTDKSYLGAMLVILDWSKVVDEMLINIGDNFDNDRRIFIINQKNIIMHNLLDNIGKEFPKEFNNIINEKEGYLSFTESSVEKSCFFYSANALPWKLAVAIPNKILNQNKNQLIVTGIIIGIIGIIIAYIIGYLYTKIKISPLKIVAKEAKDMSKGNFILEEHKFQNNEIGEIADSFREMRDALSSIINKVNNTSQKINESALTLSRGSGDLERRTEEQASSLEETSSAIHQMASTIKTSTSNSLEGNNMMASSKEAVENGANSISETTKNIEEVYEDSEKIKSITKTIEDIAFQTNILALNASVEAARAGEHGRGFSVVASEVRNLAQNAQTSAKDITLLIDNIYEKINKSAETARESKLIFDDIQSKVENTAKIMNEISTTALEQETSIEHINISISKIDDITNKNVSLVDETALSSKEILEQAKQLKEIMNFFKMS comes from the coding sequence ATGAAAAATAAATTTAAAAGCCTAACAATACAAATCCCAATGGCAATTAATATATTTATTACTTCATTGCTGTTTATATCAATCTTTACATTGGTAAGAATGTCTTCTAAAGCTATTGATAAAGCTACTTATGACGGTTTTCAAACTACTGTAAAAGGATATACTACTTTTATAAACTCTTGGTCTGAAAATCAGCTTGTATTGTCAGATACTTATTCTTCATTGTCATTCGTAATTAATTATATGATACAAAGAAACGTTGAAGCAGAGGCTAATATGCTTACTGTATTAGGGCTAATGGGGGCGAAGAATCCTTATGTAATTAGTTTATCATTGGTAGAAAAAGACAGTACTATTATAAATAGTTCGTCAAAAGGAGATAATATCACTGGTAAAAAAATATCTGAATTGTTTCCAGAACTGTGGCAAAAATTTGATAATGTTAAAAAACCTACATTATCAGATTATATATATAAAAATAATGATGGAAAATGGATTATAGGCTGTATATCGCCTGTACTTTCAAGGACTGATAAAAGTTATTTGGGAGCTATGCTTGTAATATTGGATTGGTCTAAGGTTGTTGATGAGATGCTAATTAATATAGGGGATAATTTTGATAATGATAGAAGGATTTTTATTATTAATCAAAAAAATATTATAATGCATAATTTATTAGATAATATTGGGAAAGAATTTCCAAAAGAGTTTAATAATATAATTAATGAAAAAGAAGGGTATCTATCATTTACAGAATCATCTGTAGAAAAATCATGCTTCTTTTACTCTGCTAATGCACTTCCTTGGAAATTGGCTGTTGCTATACCGAATAAGATATTAAATCAAAATAAAAATCAATTAATAGTTACAGGAATTATTATTGGAATAATAGGAATTATTATTGCATATATAATAGGATATTTATATACAAAAATAAAAATTTCGCCTTTAAAAATTGTAGCAAAAGAAGCAAAAGATATGTCAAAAGGGAATTTTATATTAGAAGAACATAAATTCCAAAATAATGAAATAGGAGAGATAGCAGATTCTTTTAGAGAGATGAGAGATGCATTATCTAGTATAATTAATAAAGTTAATAATACTTCGCAAAAAATTAATGAATCAGCTTTAACATTATCAAGAGGAAGTGGTGATTTAGAAAGAAGAACAGAAGAACAGGCAAGCAGTTTGGAAGAAACATCATCGGCAATACATCAAATGGCTTCTACAATAAAAACTTCTACATCAAATTCTTTAGAAGGAAACAATATGATGGCATCGTCTAAAGAAGCAGTAGAAAATGGTGCTAATAGCATATCAGAAACTACAAAAAACATAGAAGAAGTTTATGAAGATAGTGAAAAAATTAAAAGCATTACAAAAACAATAGAAGATATAGCTTTTCAAACTAATATACTTGCATTAAATGCTTCTGTAGAAGCAGCACGTGCAGGAGAACATGGAAGAGGTTTTTCTGTTGTAGCTTCTGAAGTGAGAAACTTAGCTCAAAATGCACAAACTTCAGCTAAAGATATAACATTGTTAATAGATAATATATATGAAAAAATTAATAAATCAGCAGAAACAGCAAGAGAATCTAAATTAATATTTGATGATATACAATCAAAAGTAGAAAATACTGCTAAAATAATGAATGAGATAAGTACAACTGCATTAGAACAAGAAACTTCTATAGAACATATAAATATATCTATATCAAAAATAGATGATATCACTAATAAAAATGTTTCTTTAGTAGATGAGACAGCATTATCATCAAAAGAAATTTTAGAACAAGCAAAGCAATTAAAAGAGATTATGAATTTTTTCAAAATGTCCTAA
- a CDS encoding PepSY-like domain-containing protein: MKKIIYIVLALSIIITSYGYCQSIAISEVPKSSIMFADKYFSDYYLYRAAKSSGGYVLIFKGGLKIYVNFNGDWHTISGGGDEISIDYIEDKIKNTVKKEFPDEKVVYIQKKTKEYKIQFKSRRKITIDFDGNITKGGRD, from the coding sequence ATGAAAAAAATAATATATATTGTTCTTGCATTATCAATAATCATAACATCTTATGGATATTGTCAATCTATTGCAATAAGTGAGGTTCCAAAAAGCTCCATAATGTTTGCTGACAAATATTTCTCAGATTATTATCTATATAGAGCGGCTAAATCATCTGGGGGATATGTTTTAATATTCAAAGGCGGGTTAAAAATATATGTAAACTTTAATGGCGACTGGCATACTATAAGCGGCGGCGGAGATGAAATATCTATAGATTATATAGAAGATAAAATAAAAAATACTGTAAAAAAAGAATTTCCAGATGAAAAAGTAGTATATATACAGAAAAAGACTAAAGAATATAAAATACAATTTAAAAGCAGAAGAAAAATTACTATAGACTTTGACGGCAATATTACAAAAGGCGGTAGAGATTAA
- a CDS encoding MGDG synthase family glycosyltransferase, whose protein sequence is MKKILIISSEYTGHGHKSVHTALIQGFEKLYKDSIEIKVINGFTLGGPDLLAAERLYNQCVKYFPKLWEKIFKFSFKNKDFINRNNSITIKRSFLKIYKQYKPDLILNVHPLFSGSLLNIIEKKKLDVKFFILITDLITITRIWFDNRADKIISPSKEATEYMIKNGIDREKVITFGLPVRNGFDAPFTSKEEIIKNTNITDKLKILILNNSEKTKRLLYIIKNLYSRYNCEVTIVCGRNKRTYNKINKFYSSRSYSPQIIGYTQDIPKLFHSNDILITRSGPTAIIEAVNCIIPIVSMGALPGQEEENPIYIQQNGLGLDSKSTDDIFNKIDLLIANNREKLVKMREAQFDYYGRNVRDDIVKYLADNI, encoded by the coding sequence ATGAAAAAGATACTTATAATATCATCAGAATATACAGGTCACGGTCATAAGAGTGTACATACAGCACTTATTCAGGGTTTTGAAAAATTATATAAAGATAGTATCGAAATAAAAGTAATAAACGGTTTTACTTTGGGAGGACCTGATTTATTAGCTGCTGAGAGACTTTATAATCAGTGTGTAAAATATTTTCCTAAACTTTGGGAGAAAATTTTTAAGTTTTCATTTAAAAATAAAGATTTTATTAACAGAAATAATTCTATAACAATTAAGAGAAGTTTCTTAAAAATTTATAAACAATATAAACCTGATTTAATTTTAAATGTTCACCCTCTTTTTAGCGGAAGCTTATTAAATATAATAGAAAAAAAGAAATTAGATGTAAAGTTTTTCATACTCATTACAGACTTAATAACTATAACAAGAATATGGTTTGATAATAGAGCAGACAAAATTATAAGCCCATCTAAAGAGGCTACAGAATATATGATAAAAAACGGTATAGACAGAGAAAAGGTTATTACATTTGGACTTCCTGTAAGAAATGGTTTTGATGCTCCTTTTACGAGTAAGGAAGAGATTATTAAAAATACAAATATTACAGATAAATTAAAAATATTAATACTTAATAATTCTGAAAAAACTAAAAGACTTTTATATATAATAAAAAATCTTTACAGCAGATATAATTGCGAAGTTACAATAGTATGCGGAAGAAATAAGCGTACATACAATAAAATAAATAAATTTTATTCATCAAGAAGTTATAGTCCTCAGATAATAGGTTATACACAAGACATACCAAAACTTTTTCATAGTAATGATATATTAATAACAAGATCAGGTCCTACAGCAATAATAGAGGCAGTTAATTGCATCATTCCAATAGTATCTATGGGGGCTTTACCAGGTCAGGAAGAGGAAAATCCTATTTATATACAGCAAAATGGTTTAGGTTTAGATTCAAAATCTACAGATGATATATTCAATAAAATAGACTTACTTATTGCTAATAATAGAGAAAAGCTTGTAAAAATGAGAGAAGCACAATTTGATTATTATGGCAGAAATGTTAGAGATGATATTGTTAAATATTTAGCAGATAATATTTAA
- a CDS encoding PepSY-like domain-containing protein: MKKLYLFLLSLSFFSSGYLYFYDDSNFTMIPYERLPDISKEFIENNFNTYTVHNTMMSHHYIVVFKGGSSIQFNFKGEWINIIGNRNIITFETASKFIPSNIINTIKSKYSKINSIYKKSKGYQFKVDDGKIVFFDNEGNRI, translated from the coding sequence ATGAAAAAGCTTTATTTATTTTTATTGTCTTTAAGTTTTTTTAGCTCTGGTTATTTATATTTTTATGATGATAGTAATTTTACTATGATACCTTATGAAAGGCTTCCTGATATTTCAAAAGAATTTATAGAAAATAATTTTAATACTTATACTGTTCATAACACTATGATGAGCCATCATTATATAGTTGTATTTAAAGGCGGAAGTTCTATTCAATTTAATTTTAAAGGAGAATGGATTAATATTATAGGCAATAGAAATATAATAACATTTGAAACAGCAAGTAAGTTTATACCTTCAAATATTATAAATACTATAAAATCAAAATATAGTAAAATAAACTCAATATATAAAAAATCTAAAGGATATCAATTTAAAGTTGATGATGGGAAAATAGTATTTTTTGACAATGAAGGAAATAGGATTTGA
- a CDS encoding DUF4234 domain-containing protein has product MKKGTVLQIPMLLMLNIASCGLFYYYWIYKTSKEIKDFTGKEDINPLIEVLLGFFTCGLYFKYWYYKYGKIVYKEIPAQVGMNNTEDKTVMIVLIDIVIFIALFLNIIFSAIIFAISANYIDDDIDRIFAILRVIPFSFIYIINASSLILQDKLNNIWKKAYTI; this is encoded by the coding sequence ATGAAAAAAGGTACTGTTTTACAAATTCCTATGCTTCTTATGCTAAATATAGCCAGCTGTGGATTATTTTATTATTATTGGATATATAAAACTTCAAAAGAAATAAAAGATTTCACAGGTAAAGAAGATATTAACCCTTTGATTGAAGTATTGTTGGGATTTTTTACTTGCGGACTTTATTTTAAGTATTGGTATTACAAATATGGTAAGATAGTTTATAAAGAAATACCTGCTCAAGTCGGTATGAATAATACTGAAGATAAAACGGTTATGATAGTTTTAATAGATATTGTTATTTTTATTGCTTTATTTTTAAATATAATATTTAGTGCTATTATTTTTGCTATAAGTGCTAATTATATAGATGATGATATTGATAGAATTTTTGCTATTTTAAGAGTTATACCTTTTAGTTTTATATATATAATAAATGCATCTTCTCTTATTTTGCAAGATAAACTTAATAATATTTGGAAAAAAGCATATACAATATAA
- a CDS encoding aspartate kinase, whose translation MKVAKFGGSSLANAVQIKKVVDIILSDKDRRIVVVSAPGKRVKEDTKVTDLLIALADAILAGKDGNHELKIILERFKNIIDDLGLSHSLLEEIDSDIKKRISEDKSIPTKFTDGVKALGEDINAKVVASYINSLGVEAKYVNPKDAGLLLSEEFGNATVLDVSYNNLSKLKDESAIVVFPGFFGYTKKGDVVTFPRGGSDITGSILAKAVNAEVYENFTDVDGVLAASPSIVDNPKLIDEFTYREMRELSYGGFNVLHAEALQPVYEANIPVHILNTNNTASKGTKIVAKRDKLKNPVVGISGESDFSCLYVSKYLMNREVGFGRKLLGIIEDEGIPYQHAPSGIDNISVIVRGSTLTEEKEKRIYERVRDELNVDNVFFDNELALIMLVGEGMQEVVGISAKAMNAIEKANVNIEMLNQSISEASIMIGVKEKDLNKAINALYKAFFNE comes from the coding sequence ATGAAAGTTGCAAAATTCGGGGGCTCTTCGCTTGCTAATGCTGTACAAATAAAAAAAGTTGTAGATATAATTTTATCTGATAAAGATAGAAGAATAGTTGTAGTTTCTGCACCAGGTAAAAGAGTGAAAGAAGATACTAAAGTTACAGATTTGCTTATAGCACTTGCCGATGCAATACTTGCTGGAAAAGATGGTAATCATGAATTAAAAATAATCTTAGAAAGATTTAAAAATATAATAGATGATTTAGGCCTATCCCATTCACTTTTAGAAGAGATTGACAGTGACATAAAAAAAAGAATATCAGAAGATAAAAGTATCCCTACAAAGTTTACAGATGGAGTTAAAGCACTTGGAGAAGATATTAATGCTAAAGTGGTAGCTTCATATATCAATAGTTTGGGAGTAGAAGCCAAATATGTTAACCCTAAAGATGCTGGATTATTATTATCTGAAGAGTTTGGAAATGCTACTGTACTCGATGTCTCTTACAATAATCTTTCCAAATTAAAAGATGAAAGTGCTATAGTAGTTTTCCCGGGATTTTTTGGATATACTAAGAAAGGTGATGTTGTAACTTTCCCAAGAGGCGGAAGCGATATTACAGGCTCCATACTTGCTAAAGCCGTAAATGCTGAAGTATATGAAAACTTTACTGATGTAGATGGTGTTTTGGCTGCCTCTCCTAGTATAGTGGATAATCCTAAACTTATAGATGAGTTTACATATAGAGAGATGAGAGAACTTAGCTATGGCGGTTTTAATGTTCTTCATGCAGAGGCACTCCAGCCTGTTTATGAGGCTAACATACCTGTTCATATACTTAATACTAATAACACAGCATCAAAAGGAACTAAAATAGTTGCAAAAAGAGATAAATTAAAGAATCCTGTGGTTGGCATTTCTGGAGAATCTGATTTCTCTTGTCTTTATGTTAGTAAATATCTTATGAATAGAGAAGTTGGCTTTGGAAGAAAATTATTAGGAATAATAGAAGATGAAGGAATACCATATCAGCACGCTCCTTCTGGAATAGATAATATATCTGTAATAGTTAGAGGCTCTACTTTAACAGAAGAGAAAGAGAAACGCATTTATGAAAGAGTTCGTGATGAGCTTAATGTAGATAATGTATTTTTTGATAATGAATTGGCTTTAATAATGCTTGTTGGAGAGGGTATGCAGGAGGTTGTTGGTATATCTGCTAAGGCTATGAATGCTATTGAAAAAGCTAATGTTAATATTGAAATGCTTAACCAAAGTATTAGTGAAGCTAGTATTATGATAGGTGTAAAAGAGAAAGATTTAAATAAGGCCATTAATGCTTTATATAAAGCTTTTTTTAATGAATAA
- a CDS encoding 2-oxoacid:acceptor oxidoreductase family protein has protein sequence MSTERLIFAGFGGQGVMSMGQMIAYAGMIENKHVTWCPSYGPEMRGGTANCSVVVSDELVGSPIVSHDATAAVIMNLPSLTKFEKDVLPNGVLLINSSLIEKKASRNDVRVAYVEANKIAGDIGNPKAANMVMLGALLTLQNIVSFDSIQQAFLKVFGERKKEFLPGNEKALNAGRDAVKSLIS, from the coding sequence ATGAGTACAGAAAGATTAATTTTTGCTGGTTTTGGCGGGCAGGGTGTTATGTCTATGGGACAGATGATTGCTTATGCAGGTATGATAGAAAATAAGCATGTTACTTGGTGTCCTTCTTATGGACCTGAGATGCGCGGAGGTACGGCTAACTGTTCTGTGGTTGTGAGTGATGAACTTGTTGGCTCTCCTATTGTTTCACATGATGCTACTGCTGCTGTGATAATGAACCTACCTTCTTTAACTAAATTTGAAAAAGATGTTCTTCCTAATGGAGTTCTTCTTATTAACTCTTCTCTAATAGAAAAAAAAGCTTCAAGAAATGATGTTCGCGTTGCTTATGTGGAAGCTAATAAGATAGCAGGAGATATTGGTAACCCTAAGGCTGCTAATATGGTTATGCTTGGTGCTTTGCTTACACTTCAGAATATTGTTTCTTTTGACAGTATTCAACAAGCTTTCTTAAAAGTATTTGGTGAGAGAAAAAAAGAGTTTTTGCCTGGAAATGAAAAGGCTTTGAATGCAGGACGTGATGCTGTTAAAAGTTTGATTTCTTAA
- a CDS encoding thiamine pyrophosphate-dependent enzyme yields MIVFEKSKGLTDSRTHYCPGCMHGTSQRIIAECLEELGVLDRAVGIASVGCSVLAYKYFNCDTQQAAHGRAPAVATGVKRAVPDSVVFTLQGDGDLAAIGTAEIVHAAARGENITVIFLNNAIYGMTGGQMAPTTLEGQKTTTTQAGRDFHRAGKPIRVCEMLATIEGATFVERVALDSPANIRKAKMATKKAFENQIAGKGFSIVEMLTSCTTNWGISPTDAHKWIRDYLIPHYPLGNFRNDG; encoded by the coding sequence ATGATAGTATTTGAAAAATCTAAGGGGCTTACTGATAGCAGGACACATTATTGCCCAGGTTGTATGCATGGGACATCACAAAGAATAATAGCCGAATGCTTAGAGGAACTGGGAGTATTAGACAGGGCTGTTGGTATAGCTTCTGTAGGATGTTCTGTACTTGCTTATAAATATTTTAATTGCGATACGCAGCAAGCGGCACATGGAAGGGCTCCTGCTGTTGCTACTGGAGTAAAGAGAGCTGTTCCAGACAGCGTGGTGTTTACGCTTCAAGGCGATGGAGATTTAGCTGCTATTGGCACTGCTGAGATAGTGCATGCTGCAGCACGCGGTGAAAACATCACTGTTATTTTCCTAAATAATGCTATTTATGGTATGACCGGCGGACAGATGGCTCCTACAACTCTTGAAGGTCAAAAAACTACTACCACTCAAGCTGGAAGAGATTTTCACAGAGCTGGCAAGCCTATAAGAGTTTGTGAGATGCTTGCTACTATTGAAGGAGCTACTTTTGTTGAGAGAGTTGCTTTGGATAGTCCGGCAAATATTAGAAAGGCTAAAATGGCTACTAAAAAGGCTTTTGAAAATCAGATTGCTGGAAAGGGATTCTCTATAGTAGAAATGCTTACAAGCTGTACTACTAACTGGGGCATATCTCCAACCGATGCACATAAATGGATAAGAGATTATTTAATTCCTCATTATCCGCTTGGCAATTTTAGAAATGATGGTTAA
- the vorB gene encoding 3-methyl-2-oxobutanoate dehydrogenase subunit VorB: MARSLMKGNEAMAAAAIAAGCKCFFGYPITPQNEIPEFMSKAMYESGGAFVQAESEIAAINMVYGAGGAGVRAMTSSSSPGIALKQEGISYLAGAEIPAVILNVMRGGPGLGSIQPAQSDYNMMTRGGGDGDYNCPVLAPANLQEAADMIMEAFDMADHYRTPVYVAADGFIGQMMEPVEIIYKPKYELKEKTWAANGTRGKREKNIVNSLYLEPELLYQHNIHLQEKYNEIKEKEARAENYKTDDADVILVSYGTMSRVVRGVVDTFRAEGKKVGMIRPQTLWPFPVKAFNNPNCKLYVSVEMSMGQMIDDIKLAIECKAPVKFFGKAGGLVPAAYEIIEHVREFAGGIL, from the coding sequence ATGGCTAGAAGTTTGATGAAAGGTAATGAGGCTATGGCTGCTGCGGCTATTGCTGCTGGATGCAAATGTTTTTTTGGATATCCTATTACACCGCAAAATGAGATACCAGAATTTATGTCTAAAGCTATGTATGAGTCAGGAGGAGCTTTTGTACAAGCAGAAAGCGAAATAGCTGCTATTAATATGGTTTATGGTGCTGGTGGAGCTGGCGTGCGTGCTATGACATCATCATCATCACCTGGAATAGCTTTAAAACAGGAGGGTATATCATATTTAGCTGGAGCCGAGATTCCTGCTGTTATACTTAATGTTATGCGCGGCGGTCCAGGTCTTGGAAGCATACAGCCTGCTCAGAGTGATTATAATATGATGACTAGAGGCGGCGGAGACGGTGATTATAATTGCCCTGTTTTAGCTCCTGCAAATTTACAAGAAGCAGCAGACATGATTATGGAAGCTTTTGATATGGCTGACCATTATAGAACACCTGTTTATGTGGCTGCTGATGGATTTATTGGGCAGATGATGGAGCCTGTAGAAATTATATATAAACCTAAATATGAATTAAAAGAGAAAACTTGGGCTGCTAATGGAACAAGAGGAAAAAGAGAAAAAAACATTGTTAATTCACTTTATTTAGAGCCTGAATTACTTTATCAACATAACATACATCTTCAAGAAAAATATAACGAAATAAAAGAAAAAGAAGCAAGAGCTGAAAATTATAAAACAGATGATGCAGATGTTATACTTGTTTCTTACGGCACTATGTCTAGGGTTGTGAGGGGCGTTGTTGATACATTCAGAGCTGAAGGCAAAAAAGTAGGCATGATTCGCCCGCAAACTTTATGGCCTTTCCCTGTAAAAGCATTTAATAATCCTAATTGTAAATTATATGTTTCTGTAGAGATGAGTATGGGGCAGATGATTGATGATATTAAGCTTGCTATTGAATGTAAAGCGCCTGTTAAGTTTTTTGGTAAAGCTGGCGGATTAGTTCCTGCAGCTTATGAGATTATAGAGCATGTTAGAGAGTTTGCAGGAGGTATTTTATGA
- a CDS encoding 4Fe-4S dicluster domain-containing protein, with protein MAKGRVIIDSEQCKGCSNCVSVCPTKILYLDKENMNSWGYYPAAVTDMDKCIGCANCAMMCPDICIKVERLDEKKEGK; from the coding sequence ATGGCTAAAGGTCGTGTTATTATTGATAGCGAACAATGCAAGGGTTGTTCAAATTGCGTATCTGTATGTCCTACCAAGATATTATATTTAGATAAGGAGAATATGAATTCTTGGGGGTATTATCCTGCAGCGGTTACAGATATGGATAAATGTATAGGCTGTGCTAACTGTGCCATGATGTGCCCAGATATATGTATAAAAGTAGAGAGACTTGATGAGAAGAAGGAGGGTAAATAA